A window of Halobellus sp. LT62 contains these coding sequences:
- a CDS encoding cbb3-type cytochrome c oxidase subunit I, translating to MSEEDPTDREGADEESTRNRTADGGTTRDRTADGGTVTEEEIPVEGAVSDALTAAAHPSRSTIRHWLTTTNHKDVGILYIIASLFFLLLGGLLAWLMRIQLWEPRAVGEGVLGAMAYNQAVSAHGLVMVFWFLSPFAFGFANYVVPLQLGADDLAFPRLNALSFWLYLASGLLFVASFFQGGTFAGGWTMYAPLNLPTFTPDVGANTAILALVLFVVSVTVSSVNFLTTMHRMRAEGLTLRRLPIFSWSILLTVWMMLFAFAALLAALLILSSDRILGTAYFIQETAGGTLLWTHLFWFFGHPEVYIVFFPALGIMAEVFQTFTGRRIVGRKWFIAAMVLVALQSFVVWMHHMFLTGINLEIKTLFMVTTIGISLPFDLMVFALIYTLIKGRVKFTTPFLFAFGGLLLFILGGITGVFLGAIVLDYEFRGTYWVVAHFHYVMVGGVTALVGGLYYWFPKITGRMYDEFLGKAHFVAYFVGFNLLYFPMFVAWETPRRVFQYDPWMTPWHRLATLGAFILGLSFVLMFYNLTKSAFDGERVGNTPWEFSRTAEWAIPSPPPTENFPGIPSYSDGNLSFRSREAADSGSTASTQPDGGVAVDADVHAEEHDHGDHASIWPFAVGVGGFLLFLGLSGIREGSLVEGIAGSFYLFAALAGGLVVFGSLVAWAIEPFEAPEGGFGEAWPFAGVENGKVGMWVFLASDVVLFGGFIGAYVFTRVAAGWVGWQPIPEDPIPGLVNTYILLASSFTVILALVAAQKEHRWGVVASLTATIALGIGFLGNKALEWLHLFHTGVEPTATIQTSTFFLTTGLHAAHVIAGLIGALYLLGRSLGGAYLTDHRPVEYFGLYWHFVDIVWLFLFPLFYIL from the coding sequence ATGAGCGAGGAAGATCCGACAGACCGAGAGGGGGCCGACGAGGAGTCGACCCGTAACCGAACGGCTGACGGCGGGACGACCCGTGATCGAACGGCCGACGGCGGCACTGTCACGGAAGAAGAGATTCCGGTCGAAGGGGCCGTCTCCGACGCGCTGACCGCGGCGGCGCACCCCTCTCGATCGACCATCCGGCACTGGCTGACGACGACGAACCACAAGGACGTCGGCATCCTCTACATCATCGCGTCGCTGTTCTTCTTGCTCCTCGGCGGCCTGCTCGCGTGGCTGATGCGGATCCAGTTGTGGGAGCCCAGAGCCGTCGGCGAGGGGGTCCTCGGCGCGATGGCCTACAATCAGGCCGTCTCCGCGCACGGGCTGGTGATGGTGTTCTGGTTCCTCTCGCCGTTCGCGTTCGGCTTCGCGAACTACGTCGTACCCCTGCAGTTGGGGGCTGACGACCTCGCGTTCCCGCGTCTCAACGCGCTCAGCTTCTGGCTGTATCTCGCCTCGGGACTGCTGTTCGTCGCCTCGTTCTTCCAAGGCGGCACTTTCGCGGGCGGGTGGACGATGTACGCGCCGTTGAACCTCCCGACGTTCACGCCGGACGTGGGCGCGAACACGGCGATCCTCGCGCTCGTCCTCTTCGTCGTTTCGGTCACGGTCTCGTCGGTGAACTTCCTGACGACGATGCATCGAATGCGGGCGGAGGGGCTGACGCTCCGACGCCTCCCGATCTTCTCGTGGTCAATCCTCCTGACCGTGTGGATGATGCTCTTCGCGTTCGCCGCGCTGCTCGCGGCGCTTCTCATCCTCTCGTCGGACCGCATCCTCGGAACCGCCTACTTCATCCAAGAGACCGCGGGCGGGACGCTGCTTTGGACACACCTGTTCTGGTTCTTCGGTCACCCGGAGGTGTACATCGTCTTCTTCCCGGCGCTGGGGATTATGGCCGAGGTGTTCCAGACGTTCACCGGTCGACGCATCGTCGGCCGGAAGTGGTTCATCGCCGCGATGGTGCTCGTCGCGCTCCAGAGCTTCGTCGTCTGGATGCACCACATGTTCCTGACCGGCATCAACCTCGAGATCAAGACGCTGTTTATGGTGACGACGATCGGGATATCGCTTCCCTTCGATCTGATGGTGTTCGCGTTGATTTACACGCTGATCAAGGGACGCGTGAAGTTCACGACGCCGTTTCTCTTCGCCTTCGGCGGGCTACTGTTGTTCATCCTCGGCGGCATCACCGGCGTCTTCCTCGGTGCCATCGTGCTCGATTACGAGTTCCGCGGCACCTACTGGGTGGTCGCGCACTTCCACTACGTGATGGTCGGCGGCGTGACCGCGCTCGTCGGAGGGCTCTACTACTGGTTCCCGAAGATCACCGGACGGATGTACGACGAGTTCCTCGGGAAGGCGCATTTCGTCGCGTATTTCGTCGGGTTCAACCTGTTGTACTTCCCGATGTTCGTGGCTTGGGAGACGCCGCGGCGTGTCTTCCAGTACGATCCGTGGATGACGCCCTGGCACAGGCTCGCCACCCTCGGGGCGTTCATCTTGGGGCTGTCCTTTGTCTTGATGTTCTACAACCTGACGAAGAGCGCCTTCGACGGCGAACGCGTCGGCAACACGCCGTGGGAGTTCTCCCGGACCGCCGAGTGGGCCATTCCGTCGCCCCCGCCGACGGAGAACTTCCCCGGGATTCCCTCTTACAGCGACGGGAACCTCTCGTTCCGGTCGCGAGAGGCGGCAGACAGCGGCTCCACCGCTTCCACGCAGCCCGACGGTGGCGTCGCGGTCGACGCCGACGTCCACGCAGAGGAGCACGACCACGGCGACCACGCCAGTATCTGGCCGTTCGCAGTCGGCGTCGGCGGCTTCTTGCTGTTCCTCGGACTCTCGGGGATCCGCGAGGGATCGCTCGTGGAGGGGATCGCCGGATCGTTCTATCTCTTCGCCGCGCTCGCCGGCGGGCTCGTCGTCTTCGGCTCGCTGGTGGCGTGGGCGATCGAACCGTTCGAGGCCCCCGAAGGCGGCTTCGGCGAGGCGTGGCCGTTCGCCGGGGTCGAGAACGGCAAGGTCGGGATGTGGGTTTTTCTCGCCTCCGACGTCGTGCTGTTCGGCGGGTTCATCGGCGCGTACGTGTTCACCCGCGTCGCGGCGGGTTGGGTCGGCTGGCAGCCGATCCCCGAGGATCCGATCCCGGGGCTCGTGAACACGTACATCCTGCTCGCGAGCAGTTTCACGGTCATCCTCGCCCTCGTCGCGGCGCAGAAGGAGCACCGGTGGGGCGTCGTCGCCAGCCTGACGGCGACGATCGCGCTCGGCATCGGCTTCCTCGGCAACAAGGCCCTCGAGTGGCTGCACCTGTTCCACACGGGCGTCGAGCCGACCGCGACGATCCAGACTTCGACGTTCTTCCTGACGACCGGGCTGCACGCCGCACACGTCATCGCGGGGCTGATCGGCGCGCTGTACCTCCTCGGCCGGTCGCTCGGCGGGGCGTACCTGACGGATCACCGGCCGGTCGAGTACTTCGGGCTCTACTGGCACTTCGTCGACATCGTCTGGCTGTTCCTCTTCCCGCTGTTCTACATCCTGTAG
- the coxB gene encoding cytochrome c oxidase subunit II produces the protein MVEIHAHTAGPVNQLPLQPELVPRGTRTNVFESIFEVFLVLGTLVGVVVVAYMVYNAYKYRDGPGREGDFDPPVLGELPTGGGGGRKLFTSFALSTVIVVSLVTWTYFTLLYVEDPPEPEMEVEVEGYQFGWDFTYPNGHESDVLRVPSNEVIQLRVTSRDVFHNFGVSELRVKTDAVPGQTTTTWFQANETGNYTAQCYELCGSGHSYMSATVVVMEPDEYQEWYANTTPPDS, from the coding sequence GTGGTAGAGATACACGCACACACGGCGGGGCCGGTGAACCAGCTTCCCCTACAGCCGGAACTGGTCCCGCGAGGGACGCGAACGAACGTTTTCGAGAGTATCTTCGAGGTGTTCCTCGTCCTCGGAACGCTCGTCGGCGTCGTCGTCGTCGCGTATATGGTCTACAACGCGTACAAGTACCGCGACGGACCGGGCCGCGAGGGCGACTTCGATCCGCCGGTGCTCGGCGAACTGCCCACGGGAGGCGGCGGCGGTCGAAAGCTGTTCACGTCGTTCGCGCTCAGCACCGTCATCGTCGTCTCGCTCGTCACGTGGACGTACTTCACGCTGCTGTACGTCGAGGACCCACCGGAGCCCGAAATGGAAGTCGAGGTCGAGGGCTATCAGTTCGGCTGGGACTTCACCTATCCGAACGGCCACGAGAGCGACGTCCTCCGCGTGCCGAGCAATGAGGTGATCCAACTCCGCGTCACCTCCCGCGACGTGTTCCACAACTTCGGCGTCTCGGAGTTACGCGTCAAGACGGACGCCGTTCCCGGCCAGACCACGACCACGTGGTTCCAGGCTAACGAGACGGGGAACTACACGGCACAGTGTTACGAACTCTGCGGGAGCGGCCACTCGTATATGTCGGCGACCGTCGTCGTGATGGAACCCGACGAGTATCAAGAGTGGTACGCCAACACGACACCACCTGACTCATGA
- a CDS encoding DUF6789 family protein produces MSGETSETPTPAVDEELIESVTAPITGRVVLAAMSGGLLGTVAMLPVLVGLPGLLGLFQTEPVTRFAGFAEFFGLEPTVTLGIALFGFGGTVVLPLTFLVVGAFLPPETPRYLRGATFATAFWFGFLPAFWPGAGLLTTAAYVAFSLAGHWVYGLTLGIVLTRTAGLPQHEV; encoded by the coding sequence ATGAGCGGCGAGACATCCGAAACACCGACGCCTGCAGTCGACGAGGAACTGATCGAGTCTGTCACCGCCCCGATCACCGGGCGAGTGGTTCTCGCCGCGATGAGCGGTGGCCTCCTCGGAACGGTGGCGATGCTCCCCGTGCTCGTCGGCCTCCCCGGTCTGTTGGGACTGTTCCAGACCGAGCCGGTGACGCGGTTCGCCGGGTTCGCGGAGTTCTTCGGCCTCGAACCGACCGTGACGCTCGGAATCGCGCTCTTCGGCTTCGGTGGAACCGTCGTGCTGCCGCTGACGTTCCTCGTCGTCGGGGCGTTTCTCCCGCCGGAGACGCCGCGGTACCTCCGCGGTGCGACCTTCGCCACGGCGTTCTGGTTCGGGTTCCTCCCGGCGTTCTGGCCGGGTGCCGGGCTGCTCACCACCGCCGCCTACGTCGCGTTCTCGCTCGCGGGACACTGGGTTTACGGGCTGACTCTCGGTATCGTGCTGACGCGAACCGCCGGATTACCCCAGCACGAGGTGTGA
- the cyaB gene encoding class IV adenylate cyclase: protein MYEVEVKVPASHDDVRRRLRDAGAERLERVAQTDTYYDAPHRDFAETDEALRLRRESRGTDSASPVGEGEDTIKVTYKGPLIDDASKTREEHETVVGDGDTAEAIFDGLGFEPAAVVEKEREFFDLDGYTVTLDRVAGLGEFIEVEAEADDSADVERLREGVFDVIRRLGLDPDDQIRTSYLGLLLVDEE, encoded by the coding sequence ATGTACGAAGTTGAGGTCAAAGTGCCCGCGTCGCACGATGACGTCAGGCGGCGGCTCCGGGACGCCGGCGCTGAGCGCCTCGAACGCGTCGCACAGACCGACACGTACTACGACGCCCCGCACCGGGACTTCGCCGAGACCGACGAGGCGCTTCGCCTCCGACGGGAAAGTCGCGGGACAGATTCCGCGTCTCCGGTCGGAGAGGGCGAGGACACGATCAAAGTCACCTACAAGGGGCCGTTGATCGACGACGCGTCGAAAACGCGTGAGGAACACGAGACGGTCGTCGGCGACGGCGACACCGCAGAAGCGATATTCGACGGCCTCGGGTTCGAGCCGGCGGCCGTCGTCGAGAAGGAGCGGGAGTTCTTCGATCTCGACGGGTACACCGTCACGCTCGACCGCGTGGCGGGACTCGGCGAGTTCATCGAGGTCGAAGCCGAGGCGGACGACAGCGCGGACGTCGAACGCCTGCGGGAGGGCGTCTTCGACGTCATTCGACGGCTGGGTCTCGATCCCGACGATCAGATTCGAACGTCCTATCTGGGGCTGTTGCTCGTGGACGAGGAGTGA
- a CDS encoding methionine adenosyltransferase, with protein sequence MTERNIAIEAADRSAVEDQGVEIVERKGIGHPDSICDGIAEAVSRALSQLYLDRVGKVLHYNTDETQLVAGESAPTYGGGEIVEPIYVLIVGRATREYDGKRLPVDATAIAAAREYLNEHIPELVVGTDIVVDTRIGEGSGDLQDVFGEDDVEVPMSNDTSYGVGHAPLTETEEIVLTVERRLNGPYAADNPELGPDVKVMGKREGDAIDITVAAAMVDAYIDDLDDYDDAVDRVREYVTDVARGLTDRDVHVEVNTADDYDAGSIYLTVTGTSAEMGDDGSVGRGNRANGLITPNRPMSMEATSGKNPVNHIGKIYNLLSTDIAESVVADVDGIRDLQIRLLSQIGRPIDRPHVADAKVVTEEGVALSDIEPEVRALIDERLANVTDITRRVIEGELSTF encoded by the coding sequence ATGACCGAACGGAACATCGCTATCGAGGCTGCAGACCGGAGCGCAGTCGAGGATCAGGGGGTCGAGATCGTCGAACGGAAGGGAATCGGACATCCGGATTCGATCTGCGACGGGATCGCCGAAGCCGTCTCGCGGGCGCTCTCGCAGCTCTATCTCGACCGCGTCGGCAAGGTGCTTCACTACAACACCGACGAGACGCAGCTCGTCGCCGGCGAGTCCGCGCCGACGTACGGCGGCGGCGAGATCGTCGAGCCGATCTACGTCCTCATCGTCGGCCGCGCGACGCGGGAGTACGACGGGAAGCGACTGCCCGTCGACGCCACGGCGATCGCGGCCGCCCGCGAGTACCTCAACGAGCACATCCCGGAACTGGTAGTCGGCACCGACATCGTCGTCGACACGCGGATCGGCGAGGGCTCCGGCGACCTCCAAGACGTCTTCGGCGAGGACGACGTCGAGGTTCCGATGTCGAACGACACCTCCTACGGCGTCGGCCACGCGCCGCTGACGGAGACCGAGGAGATCGTCCTGACGGTCGAACGGCGGCTCAACGGCCCCTACGCGGCCGATAATCCGGAACTGGGCCCCGACGTGAAGGTGATGGGCAAGCGCGAGGGCGACGCGATCGACATCACCGTCGCCGCCGCGATGGTCGACGCCTACATCGACGACCTCGACGACTACGACGACGCGGTCGACCGAGTCCGCGAGTACGTGACCGACGTCGCCCGCGGCCTCACCGATCGCGACGTCCACGTCGAAGTCAACACCGCAGACGACTACGACGCGGGATCGATCTACCTGACTGTCACCGGAACCAGCGCCGAGATGGGCGACGACGGCTCCGTCGGCCGCGGCAACCGCGCCAACGGCCTCATCACGCCGAACCGCCCGATGAGTATGGAGGCGACCTCCGGGAAGAACCCGGTCAACCACATCGGCAAGATCTACAACCTCCTGTCGACCGACATCGCCGAGAGCGTCGTCGCCGACGTCGACGGCATCCGCGACCTCCAGATCCGGCTACTCTCGCAGATCGGCCGTCCGATCGACCGGCCGCACGTCGCCGACGCGAAGGTCGTCACCGAAGAGGGCGTCGCCCTCTCAGACATCGAGCCCGAGGTGCGCGCGCTGATCGATGAGCGACTGGCGAACGTCACCGACATCACCCGGCGCGTCATCGAGGGCGAGCTTTCGACGTTCTGA
- a CDS encoding tRNA sulfurtransferase: MNATNASDSDDPADPTNAVLAGHGDFGTKSSGVRSKMAAGLARDVEAALAAADVTATVERPWSRLVIRTDRPTAAARVVATLPGIAFARPVVAVDPRMEDILEATRRLAEASAHVGSTAHTEADTYAVDGDRVGPRDAHDFSTPDLNVEGGRVVGEVTGAAVDLDDPDRTYRIEAREDEAYVSVCRFDGPGGLPVGTQGRVAVLVSGGLDSPVAMWRLLCRGCVTIPVYVDLGEYGGADHRARALEVCRTVAERAPRGDLRPRVVDGGEFVGRVVERTDNTRMLSLRRAMLAAAEGVAEEVGAHSIATGEALGQKSSQTGANLAVTDAAVSRPVHRPLLTVDKPDIVAAARELGTYTDATLPVGCDRVAPAHPETNATLGDVRAREPGGLLELAREAGRAADVASGE; this comes from the coding sequence GTGAACGCGACGAACGCTTCGGACTCTGACGACCCCGCGGATCCGACGAACGCGGTCCTCGCGGGCCACGGCGACTTCGGCACGAAGAGCAGCGGCGTCCGCTCGAAGATGGCGGCGGGGCTCGCTCGCGACGTCGAGGCCGCGCTCGCCGCCGCCGACGTCACGGCGACCGTCGAACGACCGTGGTCGCGGCTCGTGATCCGAACCGATCGCCCGACGGCGGCCGCGCGCGTCGTCGCGACACTGCCGGGAATCGCCTTCGCTCGGCCCGTCGTCGCGGTCGATCCCCGGATGGAAGACATCTTGGAAGCGACCCGTCGACTCGCCGAGGCCAGCGCGCACGTCGGGAGCACCGCCCATACCGAAGCGGATACCTACGCAGTCGACGGGGACCGCGTCGGCCCGCGGGACGCCCACGATTTCTCGACGCCGGACCTGAACGTCGAGGGCGGACGGGTCGTCGGCGAGGTCACGGGCGCGGCCGTCGACCTCGACGACCCGGACCGGACGTACCGGATCGAGGCGCGCGAGGACGAGGCCTACGTCTCCGTGTGCCGCTTCGACGGACCGGGGGGACTCCCGGTCGGCACGCAGGGGCGGGTGGCGGTCCTCGTCAGCGGCGGCCTCGACTCGCCGGTCGCGATGTGGCGGCTCCTCTGTCGCGGCTGCGTGACGATCCCCGTCTACGTCGACCTCGGCGAGTACGGCGGCGCGGACCACCGCGCTCGCGCCCTCGAAGTGTGTCGAACGGTCGCCGAGCGCGCGCCTCGCGGGGATCTCCGTCCCCGCGTCGTCGACGGTGGGGAGTTCGTCGGGCGCGTCGTCGAGCGGACCGACAACACGCGGATGCTGTCGCTCCGGCGCGCGATGCTCGCAGCGGCCGAGGGCGTCGCCGAGGAGGTCGGCGCGCACAGCATCGCGACCGGCGAGGCGCTCGGACAGAAGTCGAGCCAGACCGGCGCGAACCTCGCGGTGACCGATGCCGCGGTCTCGCGCCCGGTCCACCGTCCGCTCCTCACTGTCGACAAGCCCGACATCGTCGCGGCCGCTCGGGAACTCGGGACGTATACGGACGCGACGCTGCCCGTCGGCTGCGACCGCGTTGCGCCGGCCCATCCGGAGACGAACGCGACGCTGGGCGACGTGCGTGCGCGAGAACCCGGTGGGCTGCTCGAACTGGCACGGGAGGCCGGGCGTGCGGCCGACGTCGCGTCCGGGGAGTGA
- a CDS encoding DUF5804 family protein, producing MTRVCFVGSADVDVQYELLSRETSREALSTYDRYAPFENSLAVDTVSLGAAVSLCNDLNWYLVRFVDAALVREPSVAGDEWLSRSLAAAIRDGDVRPQETGERLAVYGLDDGRLVEPMYVTRRPDGTIPTYDLRPVEETVVVRVTAEEFDAA from the coding sequence GTGACCCGCGTCTGTTTCGTGGGATCGGCGGACGTGGACGTCCAGTACGAGCTGCTTTCGCGTGAAACGTCGCGTGAGGCGCTGTCGACGTACGACCGCTACGCCCCCTTCGAGAACTCGCTGGCGGTCGACACGGTGAGCCTCGGCGCGGCCGTCTCGCTGTGTAACGACTTGAACTGGTATCTCGTCCGGTTCGTCGACGCCGCCCTCGTTCGAGAGCCGAGCGTCGCGGGCGACGAGTGGTTGAGTCGATCGCTCGCGGCCGCGATCCGCGACGGCGACGTCCGACCGCAGGAGACCGGCGAGCGCCTCGCGGTCTACGGTCTCGACGACGGCCGATTGGTCGAGCCGATGTACGTCACTCGCCGCCCCGACGGGACGATCCCGACGTACGACCTCCGTCCGGTCGAGGAGACGGTCGTCGTCCGCGTGACCGCCGAGGAGTTCGACGCGGCGTAG
- a CDS encoding PRC-barrel domain-containing protein, which translates to MDDTPQKITTLVGREVYSNEGVFVGEVADLRVDLTERQAVTGLALTQLNDELFSDIVGGKRGVILPYRWVRSVGDVILVNDVTLHDVIEQMTRPNGEDEDSVLA; encoded by the coding sequence ATGGACGACACTCCCCAGAAGATCACGACGCTCGTGGGCCGCGAGGTGTACTCGAACGAGGGCGTCTTCGTCGGCGAAGTCGCCGACCTCAGAGTGGATCTCACCGAGCGACAGGCCGTGACCGGACTCGCACTCACGCAACTCAACGACGAGCTCTTTTCGGACATCGTCGGCGGGAAGCGAGGCGTCATTCTGCCGTACCGCTGGGTCCGTTCGGTCGGCGACGTCATCCTCGTGAACGACGTCACCCTCCACGACGTTATCGAGCAGATGACCCGCCCCAACGGCGAAGACGAAGACTCCGTCTTGGCGTAG
- a CDS encoding glycosyltransferase: protein MAPVSVAAFTDTYLPTVNGVSYTIQTWRDRWRDRGGTMRVVYPGCDEYEPELEEYPVRSLPFPMYEGFRLGTPRIPAAAENVEIVHAHTPFAVGLGGVRLARRKDLPLVTSYHTPTAEYADYLTSLPRVEHSIERLAKRYERWFLSHSDAVICPSEDARDRVRDTVDSDTPAVVLSNGVDVDFFAPTDPEPFRERYDLPDGPLVGYTGRHGYEKNLPEFLRAAAGLDATVVIGGDGPAREDLESLAADLDVDARFLGFLPREELPAFYSLLDVFVFSSPVETQGLVALEANACGTPVVGVDAGALSDTVEDGVTGYHYAHGDIAGCRAAVERVLDERDSLSRSCLDRREDLSVEHAVDQLAGLYGRVIDENGTE, encoded by the coding sequence ATGGCACCAGTCTCGGTCGCCGCGTTCACCGACACCTATCTGCCGACGGTCAACGGCGTCTCCTACACGATCCAGACGTGGCGCGACCGCTGGCGCGACCGCGGCGGGACGATGCGCGTCGTCTATCCCGGGTGCGACGAGTACGAACCGGAGCTCGAAGAGTACCCCGTCAGGAGCCTCCCGTTCCCGATGTACGAGGGATTCCGGCTCGGGACGCCGCGGATCCCCGCGGCCGCCGAGAACGTCGAGATCGTCCACGCGCACACGCCTTTCGCGGTCGGCCTCGGCGGCGTCCGGCTCGCCCGCCGGAAGGACCTCCCGCTCGTTACCTCCTATCACACCCCGACCGCGGAGTACGCCGACTACCTCACGTCGCTCCCGCGGGTCGAACACAGCATCGAACGGCTGGCCAAGCGATACGAGCGGTGGTTCCTCTCCCACTCGGACGCGGTGATCTGTCCCAGTGAGGACGCCAGAGACCGCGTCCGCGACACCGTCGACAGCGACACGCCCGCGGTGGTGCTCTCGAACGGCGTCGACGTCGACTTCTTCGCGCCGACCGACCCGGAACCGTTCCGCGAGCGGTACGACCTCCCGGACGGTCCGCTCGTCGGCTACACCGGCCGCCACGGCTACGAGAAGAACCTCCCCGAGTTCCTGCGCGCGGCCGCCGGACTGGACGCGACGGTCGTTATCGGGGGCGACGGACCCGCCCGCGAGGACCTCGAATCGCTCGCCGCCGACCTCGACGTCGACGCGCGCTTTCTCGGCTTTCTCCCGCGCGAGGAACTGCCCGCCTTCTACTCGCTTCTCGATGTCTTCGTCTTCTCCAGCCCGGTCGAGACGCAGGGCCTCGTCGCGCTCGAAGCCAACGCGTGCGGGACGCCCGTCGTGGGAGTCGACGCGGGAGCGCTCTCAGACACGGTCGAAGACGGCGTCACCGGCTATCACTACGCTCACGGAGATATCGCCGGCTGCCGGGCCGCCGTCGAGCGCGTCCTCGACGAACGCGACTCGCTCTCGCGGTCCTGTCTCGACCGCCGCGAGGACCTGAGCGTCGAGCACGCGGTCGATCAACTCGCCGGACTCTACGGGCGGGTCATCGACGAAAACGGAACGGAGTAG
- a CDS encoding glycosyltransferase family 4 protein has translation MRALNYLELESQLERSGIGTATDQQRAALARTNVEVVTSPWRGGSPLSGVRAATTGDGLFGEYDVAHCNLVGPGSLAVARHARRNDIPLILHTHVTREDFAESFRGSTTVAPALGRYLKWFYSQADLVLCPSEYTKRVLESYPVDAPIRPMTNGVDVDALDGFEALREEYRERYDLSGTVVFLVGNVFERKGLSTFCRVAEETSYDFAWFGPYDTGPHASKTVRKWTSDPPENVTFTGWIDDIRGAYGAGDVYLFPTKNENQGIAVLEAMACGKAVVLRDIPVFEEFYTDGHDCLKCETDEEFRAAVERLAEDDALCERLGENARETAMEHSLDRVGERLAATYREVRDAKREGRSVEFEE, from the coding sequence CTGCGCGCGCTCAACTACCTCGAACTCGAATCCCAACTGGAGCGAAGCGGCATCGGGACCGCGACCGACCAACAGCGGGCCGCCCTCGCCCGGACCAACGTCGAGGTCGTGACCTCGCCGTGGCGCGGCGGGAGCCCGCTCTCCGGCGTCCGCGCGGCCACGACGGGCGACGGCCTCTTCGGCGAGTACGACGTCGCGCACTGCAACCTCGTGGGACCGGGATCGCTCGCCGTTGCCCGACACGCCCGGCGCAACGATATCCCGCTCATCCTCCACACGCACGTCACCCGCGAGGACTTCGCCGAATCGTTCCGCGGGTCGACGACGGTCGCGCCCGCGCTGGGTCGCTATCTCAAGTGGTTCTACTCCCAAGCGGATCTGGTGCTCTGTCCCTCCGAGTACACGAAGCGCGTGCTCGAATCGTACCCCGTCGACGCCCCGATCCGCCCGATGACGAACGGCGTCGACGTCGACGCTCTCGACGGGTTCGAAGCGCTTCGCGAGGAGTACCGCGAGCGCTACGACCTGTCCGGGACGGTCGTCTTCCTCGTCGGCAACGTCTTCGAGCGGAAGGGCCTCTCGACGTTCTGTCGCGTCGCCGAGGAAACGTCCTACGACTTCGCGTGGTTCGGCCCGTACGACACCGGCCCGCACGCCTCGAAAACCGTTCGCAAGTGGACGTCGGACCCGCCGGAGAACGTCACGTTCACCGGCTGGATCGACGACATACGCGGCGCGTACGGCGCGGGCGACGTCTACCTCTTTCCGACGAAAAACGAGAACCAAGGCATCGCCGTTCTCGAAGCGATGGCCTGCGGAAAGGCCGTCGTGCTCCGGGATATTCCCGTGTTCGAGGAGTTCTACACCGATGGCCACGACTGTCTGAAGTGCGAGACCGACGAGGAGTTCCGCGCGGCCGTCGAGCGACTCGCTGAGGACGACGCGCTCTGCGAACGACTCGGCGAGAACGCCCGCGAGACCGCGATGGAGCACAGCCTCGACCGCGTCGGCGAGCGCCTCGCCGCGACCTACCGGGAGGTCCGGGACGCCAAGCGCGAGGGGCGGTCGGTCGAGTTCGAGGAGTGA
- a CDS encoding ribonuclease P protein component 4: MGIPAERIERLHDLAREATAGDDVDLAREYVRLARRIAERNRVRLPRRFRRFTCDDCDAYLRPGSTARVRLQSGHVVVRCRCCGATKRYPYAD, from the coding sequence ATGGGCATCCCGGCAGAGCGAATCGAGCGACTGCACGATCTCGCTCGGGAGGCGACCGCCGGGGACGACGTCGACCTCGCACGCGAGTACGTCCGCCTCGCGCGCCGGATCGCAGAGCGCAACCGCGTTCGGCTGCCGCGTCGCTTCCGACGGTTCACCTGCGACGACTGCGACGCGTATCTGCGTCCGGGCTCGACCGCGCGGGTTCGCCTCCAGTCGGGACACGTCGTCGTCAGGTGTCGCTGCTGTGGCGCGACGAAGCGGTATCCGTACGCGGACTGA
- a CDS encoding YhbY family RNA-binding protein, with amino-acid sequence MSEHELRKAAHDLDVTVWVGKEGIDPVVEEASDQLKERDLIKVKFLRAARGGTTVEELADELAERTNATVIETRGNTGVLHR; translated from the coding sequence ATGTCGGAGCACGAGCTGCGGAAAGCAGCCCACGATCTGGACGTCACCGTCTGGGTCGGGAAGGAGGGGATAGACCCGGTCGTCGAGGAGGCGTCCGACCAATTGAAAGAGCGCGACCTGATCAAAGTCAAGTTCCTTCGCGCCGCGCGCGGCGGCACGACCGTCGAAGAACTCGCCGACGAGCTCGCTGAGCGGACCAACGCGACGGTCATCGAAACGCGGGGTAACACGGGAGTCCTGCACCGATGA